The following are encoded together in the Citrus sinensis cultivar Valencia sweet orange chromosome 1, DVS_A1.0, whole genome shotgun sequence genome:
- the LOC102610707 gene encoding replication protein A 32 kDa subunit A, producing the protein MFSSSQFDASNAFSGGGFMPSQPPQSADYPSSTARSRDSQGLVPVTVKMISEASHSGDDKSNFMINGLEITNVTLVGLVYNKEERASDVNFTLDDGTGRVVCKRWASEVFDTREMEAIQDGMYVRLIGNLKSFQGKKQIVAFSVRPVTNFDEVTCHYIECIYFHLQNSKSQVQGFPSSQPQMVDSSLNTSARTGLSGYQTAPTNLSSQFGVDGLKDCDQMILDYLQQPSSSERERGVHVNELSEQLKIPQKKIMDSIASLENEGLIYSTIDEFHYKFARG; encoded by the exons ATGTTTTCGAGTAGCCAATTCGACGCCAGCAATGCATTTTCCGGCGGCGGATTCATGCCTTCTCAGCCGCCTCAGTCCGCCGATTATCCTTCTTCTACGGCAAGA AGTCGTGATTCTCAAGGGTTAGTACCAGTGACAGTGAAGATGATAAGTGAAGCTTCCCACTCTGGTGATGATAAATCGAATTTTATGATCAATGGTTTGGAGATTACTAAT GTTACATTGGTTGGGCTGGTGTataacaaagaagaaagagctTCTGATGTTAATTTCACTCTAGACGATGGAACCGGGAGAGTTGTATGTAAAAGATG GGCAAGTGAGGTTTTTGACACCAGGGAAATGGAGGCCATACA AGATGGAATGTACGTACGTCTCATTGGGAACTTGAAAAGCTTTCAAGGGAAAAAACAGATTGTTGCCTTCTCTGTGAG GCCAGTGACAAACTTTGATGAGGTTACTTGCCACTATATTGAATGCATATACTTTCACTTGCAAAATTCCAAGTCACAG GTACAAGGTTTTCCTTCATCTCAGCCTCAGATGGTCGATTCATCACTGAACACTTCTGCCCGAACCGGTTTAAGTGGATATCAGACAGCCCCAACTAAT CTCTCTTCACAATTTGGCGTTGACGGACTGAAGGATTGTGACCAAATGATCCTTGACTATCTGCAGCAACCATCCAGCAG TGAACGGGAAAGGGGAGTACACGTAAATGAACTTTCTGAGCAGCTGAAAATACCCCAAAAGAAGATCAt GGATTCAATTGCATCTCTTGAAAATGAAGGCTTGATCTACTCCACTATTGATGAGTTTCACTACAAGTTCGCCAGAGGTTGA